CGCCTTCTCCGCGCCCTCATCGATCAGGACCGTGCCCTTCACTTTGAAGGCGAAGGCCGTCCACCATTTCCTCCGTGCGAGCTTCCTCCCGGGAAGGAAGAGGGTACCGATGTCTTCGCCCCTGACTATCTTCACGATGACATTCTCCCTGTTGCCCGGTACTACCCTCGTGGCAATGCCGTAATGACCGGCCTTCCTGGCAGCCTCAAGTTTGCTCACCATCCCGCCTATGCTCTTCTCGCTTTGCGTCCCTGCCGCCGCCTTTTCAATGTCTTCATCGACCTTCTTCACTACGCGTATCATCAGGGCGTCGGGATACCTGTTCGGGTCCCTCTCATATAGCCCTTCAACATCGGAGAGCAGGAGCAGGAGGTCGGCGCTCGTTATCTGCGCAATGAGGGCCGAGAGGTTGTCGTTATCCCCGAACCTGATCTCTTCAAAGGAGAGGGCGTCGTTCTCATTGATGACCGGTACGATATCCATGGAGATAAGCATATCGAGGGTGTTCGTGAGGTTCAGACAACTGGTCCTGTTCTTGATGTCCTCGTGGGTAAGAAGGATCTGTCCCACGTTCAACCCGTCTTTTTCAAAGGTCTGCATGTACATCTTCATCAGCATGACCTGGCCGATCGAGGCAAGCGCCTGCCTCTTTGCCATCTCCTTCGGTTTCTTCGCAAGGCCAAGGGTCTCCATGCCGCAGGCTATCGCCCCGCTCGATACGACGATAACCTCAACGCCTGCATCCTTTACAGCCTTTACCTGTTTCGATATATTCCGTATCCTTGCAGTACTGATCTTCCCCGCTGCGTCCACAAGGACCGAGGTCCCTATCTTTACAACTATCCTTTTCAAACCGGCAGTATCACACTTCACGGTGCCGCTCACTGTTCCTTTTTTCAAAATCTCCGTCATCACGCACTCCCGATGGTAATCCCCTGATCGCTCACTTCCAGTTTCCTGTTCACCAGCTCGCTTTTCAGTTGATCGATCCCCCATCCCTTGAGAGCGCTCACCGACAGAACCCTTTCGCCTTTTC
This sequence is a window from Syntrophorhabdaceae bacterium. Protein-coding genes within it:
- the proB gene encoding glutamate 5-kinase encodes the protein MTEILKKGTVSGTVKCDTAGLKRIVVKIGTSVLVDAAGKISTARIRNISKQVKAVKDAGVEVIVVSSGAIACGMETLGLAKKPKEMAKRQALASIGQVMLMKMYMQTFEKDGLNVGQILLTHEDIKNRTSCLNLTNTLDMLISMDIVPVINENDALSFEEIRFGDNDNLSALIAQITSADLLLLLSDVEGLYERDPNRYPDALMIRVVKKVDEDIEKAAAGTQSEKSIGGMVSKLEAARKAGHYGIATRVVPGNRENVIVKIVRGEDIGTLFLPGRKLARRKWWTAFAFKVKGTVLIDEGAEKAVVNNCKSLLPSGIIKVEGHFSIGECIEVKNISGKVIARGITNYSSSDVEQIRGLKSVDIEKKLGYKYTEEVIHRDNMVVL